In the Necator americanus strain Aroian chromosome X, whole genome shotgun sequence genome, TTGCTTAGCCCAGATATGAGATATCCCAGTCGATATTGCGAGGGGATTGCTTTCAATCCGGATGGGAGTGTTGTTTGAGCTCCTGGTCCATCCTTGAGGAGTGAGAAAAGATCGGCGCAACCAAGAAGGATATCTGGCTGAATCTTCTTGACAGTATGGTTGATGGAGAGATGAATATAGTTTTCGAACAGGAACCGTTTGTCCTCTTGACTCAGACGGCTTCTTGTTAATGGTTTTGTAATGGCATCGATTTTCGTAACTGTGAACGTATGTGGAACTCCCTCAGCATCCCACATGCGGAGAACCGTGATGTCGCAAGTCCTTTCGAAAGGCTTGTGAGCGCCGAAGGTGCCGATGCTTAGACGACTGGAATCTACGTCTTTCAGCTGGAGGCGCTCAGCCAAACTGCTACTGATGAACGCACGGTCGGCTCCTGTATCGAGATTCACGTAGACTGGTCCTAACGCTTGTGTTGCCGGATTAAGTACTTTGGCTTGTCCCGTCAGAATGAGAACCTTCGTTGTGTTGCTGACGTGAAAAACTGCGTCTGAAGCTTCCATTTCCCCTTTGCTACCGTCATTCGAAGCGACCGTATTTATTTTCGAAGTCTTGGCCTTGGGTGGTTGAGGCTTCGTTATCTGCTTCTGTGGTACTTTTCGGAGTGGAGGCTTTTGACGGGCTTTTCGAGAGCTAAAAAGTTCTTTGCAAATGGACGTGTGGTATCTGCTTGTCTGCAGATTCTGCAAGTTCGTTTTGGGGCATTTCGTAGCCCAGTTATCCTTTCCTCCACAATTGTGGCAGAGATTCTGCATTCTCATTATTTGTACTCGTTGCTCCCGAGAAGTGACTTCGTCACAGTCCTTCGCTGGATGTCCGCTTTCATGGCAGTAGAAATAAGGTGCTAAACGTGGGACTACTTCTGTTttgctgaaatatttcttcttttcagcatttgttttctccatttttccacTTCCCAGGCTATGCTCAACTTGGCGGATGATCTTGAGCTCGGTTTTGATATGCTCCATTGCTGCT is a window encoding:
- a CDS encoding hypothetical protein (NECATOR_CHRX.G23418.T1); its protein translation is MRTSILQWRQLKLRHFGNGHAAIGTETNKLEAAMEKFNEQVGQRAVGQLKEKYGDKQALVDQLLKNLHGARARTDRLKDQEALCEQLHSITSQITLKGEHVDNIFLQKELLAKFSVDVQRYILRQKTQLKNGGNWSTAALLSAAMEHIKTELKIIRQVEHSLGSGKMEKTNAEKKKYFSKTEVVPRLAPYFYCHESGHPAKDCDEVTSREQRVQIMRMQNLCHNCGGKDNWATKCPKTNLQNLQTSRYHTSICKELFSSRKARQKPPLRKVPQKQITKPQPPKAKTSKINTVASNDGSKGEMEASDAVFHVSNTTKVLILTGQAKVLNPATQALGPVYVNLDTGADRAFISSSLAERLQLKDVDSSRLSIGTFGAHKPFERTCDITVLRMWDAEGVPHTFTVTKIDAITKPLTRSRLSQEDKRFLFENYIHLSINHTVKKIQPDILLGCADLFSLLKDGPGAQTTLPSGLKAIPSQYRLGYLISGLSNEELVNSESSVEVAQTIALEDTDNDFAQTWKQFCEFEKSGVKEFPGPITKELKQTNAEVWKAFEETIEKKEDGYYQYDDTIKSQLELGIIEEVAEDLIVEEGEVVHYLAHQAVVTPHNETTKLRIVFNASAHLSNSPSLNDVLYQGPVILRKMWDILLRFRFGDVTIISDVEKAFLQVRLHPKDRNATRFMWV